One genomic segment of Nitrospirota bacterium includes these proteins:
- the dnaB gene encoding replicative DNA helicase, giving the protein MKQTDVHLEKLPPQNLEAEQSVLGAVLIDNDALPRVLEILDPEDFYKLSHRKIFNAMTELFDKNEPIDLITLTDQLKKKDELDAVGGISYLSTLVNMIPTAANVKYHSNIVREKALVRGLLKSATEIAGKVYEDTLDAEDLVDYAEKSIFDISDKRIKVSFVTLKDVIKDSFEMIEHLYDKKETVTGIPSGFRDLDDLTTGFQKGDLIVVGGRPSMGKTAFTLNIAQHVGLELREPIAIFSLEMSKEQLALRMLCSEAMVNSNSIRKGFIRKEDWHKLTSAASNLTGAPIFIDDSSSITVLELRAKARRLKMEHGLSLIIVDYLQLMKGKGSFERREQEISDISRSLKGLAKELSVPVIAVSQLNRSVESRRPPKPMLADLRESGAIEQDADVILFLYRPEVYEKDNPANKGKAEVDIAKQRNGPAGVTVNLTYLSSCTRFMNMTDRGFEEMDEETF; this is encoded by the coding sequence ATGAAACAGACCGATGTGCATCTTGAAAAGCTGCCGCCTCAGAATCTTGAGGCCGAGCAGTCTGTTCTTGGTGCCGTCCTGATCGACAATGACGCCCTCCCCCGGGTTCTCGAAATCCTTGATCCAGAAGACTTCTACAAGCTTTCCCACAGAAAGATATTCAATGCGATGACAGAGCTTTTCGACAAAAACGAACCGATCGACCTCATTACCCTGACCGATCAGCTCAAAAAAAAGGATGAGCTCGATGCAGTAGGAGGGATATCATATCTTTCCACACTCGTCAATATGATCCCGACTGCAGCTAATGTGAAATACCACTCGAATATTGTCAGGGAGAAGGCGCTTGTGAGGGGGCTTCTGAAGTCTGCCACAGAGATAGCGGGAAAGGTATATGAAGATACCCTTGATGCCGAAGACCTCGTTGACTATGCGGAAAAATCAATATTCGATATCTCCGATAAAAGGATTAAAGTATCGTTTGTGACGCTGAAGGATGTCATTAAGGACAGCTTCGAGATGATCGAGCATCTCTATGACAAGAAAGAGACAGTGACGGGAATTCCTTCCGGTTTCCGGGACCTTGACGATTTGACCACAGGGTTTCAGAAAGGCGACCTCATAGTAGTCGGCGGCCGTCCTTCAATGGGAAAGACCGCATTTACTCTTAATATCGCGCAGCATGTGGGGCTTGAACTCAGGGAACCGATTGCGATTTTCAGTCTTGAGATGTCAAAGGAACAGCTTGCGCTGAGGATGCTCTGCTCCGAGGCGATGGTAAACTCCAACAGCATCAGAAAGGGGTTCATCAGGAAAGAGGACTGGCACAAACTGACAAGCGCGGCAAGCAACCTCACGGGAGCGCCTATTTTTATTGATGATTCATCGAGTATCACGGTTCTTGAGCTGAGGGCAAAGGCAAGGCGTCTGAAAATGGAACACGGCCTCAGCCTCATTATCGTGGATTATCTTCAGCTCATGAAAGGCAAGGGGAGTTTTGAGAGACGTGAGCAGGAGATTTCAGACATATCACGATCTCTGAAAGGTCTCGCAAAGGAACTGAGCGTGCCGGTGATCGCCGTCAGCCAGCTCAACAGGAGCGTGGAATCACGGAGGCCGCCGAAACCCATGCTGGCAGACCTCAGAGAATCAGGTGCCATTGAACAGGATGCCGATGTGATACTCTTTCTTTACCGGCCGGAGGTATACGAAAAAGACAATCCGGCCAATAAGGGGAAGGCGGAAGTGGATATCGCCAAGCAGAGAAACGGTCCTGCCGGCGTGACGGTCAATCTGACATATCTTTCAAGCTGCACAAGGTTCATGAACATGACAGACAGGGGATTCGAAGAGATGGACGAGGAGACGTTTTGA
- the rplI gene encoding 50S ribosomal protein L9, which yields MKVILKDDIKNLGTMGQIVDVSDGFARNYLVPKGLAVEANTKNVKALEHDKRIIQEKAKKIKNQAQEFSEKISGMTLIIKAKAGEEGKLFGSVTSMDIAEQMKHEGIEIDKKKISIEEPIKRIGSFTVSIKTHPEITAQLNVQVVEE from the coding sequence ATGAAAGTAATACTCAAGGACGACATTAAAAATCTGGGCACAATGGGGCAGATAGTGGATGTCTCTGACGGATTTGCCCGCAATTACCTGGTTCCAAAGGGGCTGGCAGTGGAAGCCAATACAAAAAACGTCAAAGCCCTCGAGCATGACAAGAGAATCATACAGGAAAAGGCAAAAAAGATTAAGAATCAGGCCCAGGAATTTTCTGAAAAGATTTCCGGCATGACGCTTATTATTAAGGCAAAGGCTGGCGAAGAAGGAAAGCTCTTCGGCTCCGTGACATCAATGGACATTGCTGAGCAGATGAAGCACGAAGGGATAGAGATAGATAAAAAGAAGATCTCAATTGAAGAGCCGATAAAGAGGATCGGCTCGTTTACCGTGAGCATAAAGACGCATCCGGAGATAACCGCGCAGCTCAATGTTCAGGTTGTTGAGGAATGA